The Terriglobia bacterium DNA window CTAACCGCTCAACCGGCTTCAGTTCAGAGGCCCCTTCGTCAAAGTGATGTCGTCGACCCACACCGTCCCTTTGCCGTTAATAACGACGTTCAACTTGATCAGTTCAGGCTTTTGTCCCTTCTGCAAAAAAAATGGTGTTTCCATGGTCGTCCAGTCAATGGTCCCGGAAAGGGGGTTCTGCAAGGCCCTGGAAAAGTACTCCCCGGACCCGGGAAACACACACCACATTTCAAGATAAGCCGTGCCGATCACATTCTGTGTTTTCAGATGGGCGCGATAAGTGAGGCGGGCATTTTCAACGTTGACATCCTTGACTTCATACAACCTCACGGTGACCGGTTGCGAGGTATCGATTCTTAAGGCGCCATTCCCATCGCTCGAAGTACTCTTGTCAAAGGTAACTCCGGACTGGGTCAGAACCCCATCCATGTTTGCGATTGGAATGGATTTGATCACCTCCGAAGGGGTCCTGGCCTTCTGGCAGCTTGTCACCATGAACAGAATGAGGATCGAGCCCCACACGACGAAACGCTTCAGCATGACTCCCTCCCTTATCATCCTCAGTTGGACCTTGTCCGCACAAACCGGAAGTCGCAACAATCATCCCCCCGGCCAATCGTTTTCGTGCGTTCGAATCGAAGATGCGGAGAAACATCTTTGTAGAGCAGATCGTCGCCCCGACAGAATGAGGATGTGAGTTCAGCAGCGCCGAACGACGTCAAAACCTCCCAGTAGAAACATCGATGAATCTTGAAGGCGACTTGTTTCGGGCCCACTTCCAGCCATTCGACTTTCCACCCGGCCTCGGGGTAGCTGACGCGCATCACGGGCCGGGTGAACCTTCGAATCAAATGATAGAAAAGCGCGAACTTTCCAACCCAGGCCGCTCTCCTCCGGACGGCTTCCACTCGAATCTCGATGATCCGGTCCACCACTTCCAGGGCCGGCGCCTGGGTGATCCCCTCCTCGCGAAGGACCTGGTACAAGGCAAGGGCAGGCAGAATGTTCTTTTCCAGGTGCATGCGTAACGCCCGTTCAGGATATCGAATGCAAAGACCGAGGAGGGCAGAATACCGG harbors:
- a CDS encoding L-2-amino-thiazoline-4-carboxylic acid hydrolase; this encodes MSIPESESTKSGGRSLPRKIIRCFQQGLAEELGKVRGREVLAKVQTRYSALLGLCIRYPERALRMHLEKNILPALALYQVLREEGITQAPALEVVDRIIEIRVEAVRRRAAWVGKFALFYHLIRRFTRPVMRVSYPEAGWKVEWLEVGPKQVAFKIHRCFYWEVLTSFGAAELTSSFCRGDDLLYKDVSPHLRFERTKTIGRGDDCCDFRFVRTRSN